The DNA region GGGATTGAATGCTCTGCTGTCGCTGACCCTGGCTGGCTTGCATCGGGGCGATCGCGTCGGGGTGGGTGTATTCGATCGCCAATTACACACCTGGATTCCTCCCGACCGGGGTCAAATCCAACTGGCCAAAATCATTGACCAACTCACTCCCATCCAACCCGCGCTCCTGGAACCAGACTACCTGGGAGCCGTCACCACAGTTGCCACCCGCCAAACTCGCCGCGCTCTAGTGGTTTTGATTACGGATGTAATTGATGCGATCGCCTCGGCTGAACTGCTGGCTGCAATGGGTCGCCTTACCCCGCGTCACCTGCCCTTCTGCGTCACCCTCCGCGATCCTCGCATCGACCTGAAAGCCACCACTCCTACTATGGCCATTCCCGACACTTACGCCCGTGCAGTTGCCTTAGATCTGCTCTCCCAACGGCAACTGGCCCTCGCCACCTTGAAGCAAAAAGGCGTGCTGATCCTGGATGCTCCGGCTAATCAAATTAGTGAGGAACTGGTCGATCGCTACCTGCAACTCAAAGCCCGAAATCAGTTGTGATTGGCAAGCTCAAGCTGCTTCAATTGCTCTCCCTAATTTTTCGTTGCAGGATTAGTAACCGAACGATCGCCTCTACCAAACTCAGTCATGCTGGAGAAAGATCAATCTGAATCTATGTGTGAGGAGACTGTATGCGATCGTTAATTGCTTCTGCTTTGACTCTGTTGACTGGACTTTTGCCCTTAACGGCGGCTGTGGCCCAGGAAGAAATGCAACCCCCTCAACCTCTGACGATTAACTTTGAAACGCAGGGGTGTGGGCGCTTCCCGCAAGAAGCCTATTATGAAACTCAATTTCACTTTGTCAATATTTGTCGGGGTGAGGCCAATTTACAGATGGTGGTGACTGATGCCGACGGGTTAGGACGGGAACGCATTCCGGCTGAGAAACAAAGCCGCCCTGATGGCATTCGGTTTGTTGGTCAATCCGATCGCAAGATTGGCTACGCGATCGACAATCAAACCTTTACGATTGTGTTTCCCGATCAAAAGCCTTACCAGGAAAAAGTGACCCGGTTTGTCTTTGCCACATCCCCGACGACCAAACCTACTACGCGGCCAACGACTAAGCCAATGAATCTGGCTACCGTAACGGGGAATGTTACCTATCGTCCCCGGATTGCCCTGCCGCCCAATGCGGTTGTCAAGGTGAGTTTGCAGGATGTGAGCCGAGCCGATGCGCCAGCGATCGTCCTGGATGAGCAAACTATCCCTACCAATGGCCAGCAGGTGCCGATTCCCTTCACCCTCAGATACGATCCCAGCCAGATTAAACCTCATCACAGCTATGCCGTTTCCGCTCGAATTTTAGTGAATGGCCGACTGCAATGGATTAGCACAACTCGCAACTCAGTGATTACCAAGGGCAATCCAACGAGTAATGTGACGGTGTTGGTGCAGCAGGTTCCTCGCAGGTAG from Leptodesmis sichuanensis A121 includes:
- a CDS encoding YbaY family lipoprotein, which encodes MRSLIASALTLLTGLLPLTAAVAQEEMQPPQPLTINFETQGCGRFPQEAYYETQFHFVNICRGEANLQMVVTDADGLGRERIPAEKQSRPDGIRFVGQSDRKIGYAIDNQTFTIVFPDQKPYQEKVTRFVFATSPTTKPTTRPTTKPMNLATVTGNVTYRPRIALPPNAVVKVSLQDVSRADAPAIVLDEQTIPTNGQQVPIPFTLRYDPSQIKPHHSYAVSARILVNGRLQWISTTRNSVITKGNPTSNVTVLVQQVPRR